From Megalobrama amblycephala isolate DHTTF-2021 linkage group LG24, ASM1881202v1, whole genome shotgun sequence, the proteins below share one genomic window:
- the LOC125260075 gene encoding specifically androgen-regulated gene protein isoform X1 — protein MPKSDTWPGGVAIESVSGMDSAGSCDSVLSINSGFSDDSLEHLSAEERACLMFLEETIEALEVEEDSGLSNDEPDGLSNGLEGKTAHHTSIYQNNTGELSAHEDPNKVIGRDRKPSQKYLVPTPLLLASGNAKIVSKPMESSHIEAPVAFIDAPDGFRSSPDHQQPGRTVSEEAALEVATAKPRIGQSSDVVDLPPSFIPEPPVRTSLPNDSKAKDGIHKSLDVKPQPKQQKVSSEVPLEFIPPPSDFMDEPTKKISLTYSPPPPPAYDEPPEWIPELPKMEPHVSGGSIKPTEVTKSRSVDPESSKAPLSHNEIENLRKKASVKKAPHLTTITVAQHSAADKPMTPSPSSEYVPAVPKEYSDPKSPPAVAPKPKKLPSNIILKSHKDTGNTHPLLLQSERTQMDPQKIRMEALKKLGLLKNEEVETGHGVSPSHSPTFRTKARPQSPCNPTASVEPVQELSRLSESPVPADMQPRADTLKHQDTKSREGSLKKQPIRSYEIKSASLERTGIGMVIEPMPQMTNPDRTRVELSPGQLRKSQARPSSLGSAKDFGIVYQADDSTKSLHAAAVQPGNDAQKLPRSNGISVMISPHGKNGENRREALKKLGLLRD, from the exons ATGCCAAAAAGTGACACCTGGCCAGGGGGCGTTGCCATCGAATCTGTGTCTGGTATGGACAGTGCAGGAAGCTGTGATAGTGTGCTCAGCATCAACTCTGGATTT AGTGATGACAGTCTTGAGCACCTTTCTGCTGAGGAGAGAGCATGCCTCATGTTTCTGGAGGAGACCATTGAGGCTCTGGAGGTAGAGGAGGACAGCGGTTTGTCTAACGACGAGCCTGATGGCCTATCTAATGGTCTGGAAGGAAAAACTGCTCATCACACATCCATCTACCAAAACAATACTGGGG AGCTATCAGCCCATGAGGATCCAAACAAAGTGATCGGAAGAGATCGTAAACCTTCTCAGAAGTACCTTGTGCCAACTCCATTGCTCCTTGCCAGTGGGAATGCCAAGATAGTCAGCAAACCAATGGAATCATCTCACATAGAAGCACCTGTGGCATTTATTGATGCACCTGATGGGTTCAGATCAAGCCCTGACCATCAACAACCTGGACGGACAGTTTCTGAAGAAGCTGCTTTGGAAGTAGCAACTGCTAAACCAAGAATTGGACAATCAAGTGATGTAGTGGACTTGCCACCTTCCTTTATACCTGAACCTCCAGTTAGAACAAGTTTGCCTAATGACTCTAAAGCCAAAGATGGCATTCATAAGAGTTTGGACGTGAAGCCTCAGCCGAAGCAGCAGAAAGTGTCCTCAGAGGTACCGCTGGAATTCATTCCTCCACCCTCAGACTTCATGGATGAACCAACCAAGAAGATAAGCCTCACTTATTCGCCACCACCTCCACCTGCTTACGATGAGCCACCAGAATGGATTCCCGAACTCCCCAAAATGGAGCCGCATGTTTCTGGTGGATCCATCAAGCCAACCGAGGTGACCAAATCAAGGAGTGTAGACCCAGAATCGTCAAAAGCGCCATTATCCCACAATGAGATCGAAAACCTGCGCAAGAAGGCCTCCGTGAAGAAAGCACCTCACTTGACAACGATAACGGTTGCACAGCATTCTGCGGCAGACAAACCGATGACACCTTCGCCATCTTCAGAATATGTTCCTGCTGTGCCAAAAGAGTACAGCGACCCCAAAAGCCCACCAGCTGTGGCGCCCAAACCCAAGAAACTCCCATCTAATATCATCCTCAAAAGCCACAAAGACACCGGGAACACACATCCGTTACTTCTGCAGAGCGAGCGCACTCAGATGGATCCCCAGAAGATCCGAATGGAGGCTTTGAAAAAATTGGGCCTGCTAAAGAACGAAGAGGTTGAAACAGGCCACGGCGTCTCTCCCTCTCATTCACCAACGTTCAGAACTAAAGCTCGTCCACAGTCTCCCTGTAACCCAACAGCATCTGTAGAACCCGTGCAAGAACTATCTAGACTATCTGAAAGTCCCGTACCAGCGGACATGCAACCACGTGCAGACACTCTAAAGCACCAAGACACAAAAAGCAGGGAAGGTTCATTGAAGAAGCAACCAATAAGGTCTTACGAAATCAAATCAGCCTCCCTGGAGCGCACAGGGATTGGAATGGTCATTGAACCCATGCCACAGATGACAAACCCAGACAGGACCCGTGTTGAGTTGTCGCCAGGTCAGTTACGAAAGAGTCAAGCTCGACCTTCATCTCTAGGGAGCGCAAAGGACTTTGGTATTGTCTATCAGGCTGATGATTCAACCAAATCGCTCCACGCTGCTGCGGTTCAGCCAGGCAATGATGCCCAAAAGTTGCCCCGCTCCAATGGAATAAGCGTGATGATCTCCCCGCACGGTAAAAATGGCGAGAACCGACGGGAAGCCTTGAAGAAACTGGGATTACTGCGGGACTAA
- the LOC125260075 gene encoding specifically androgen-regulated gene protein isoform X2: protein MFLEETIEALEVEEDSGLSNDEPDGLSNGLEGKTAHHTSIYQNNTGELSAHEDPNKVIGRDRKPSQKYLVPTPLLLASGNAKIVSKPMESSHIEAPVAFIDAPDGFRSSPDHQQPGRTVSEEAALEVATAKPRIGQSSDVVDLPPSFIPEPPVRTSLPNDSKAKDGIHKSLDVKPQPKQQKVSSEVPLEFIPPPSDFMDEPTKKISLTYSPPPPPAYDEPPEWIPELPKMEPHVSGGSIKPTEVTKSRSVDPESSKAPLSHNEIENLRKKASVKKAPHLTTITVAQHSAADKPMTPSPSSEYVPAVPKEYSDPKSPPAVAPKPKKLPSNIILKSHKDTGNTHPLLLQSERTQMDPQKIRMEALKKLGLLKNEEVETGHGVSPSHSPTFRTKARPQSPCNPTASVEPVQELSRLSESPVPADMQPRADTLKHQDTKSREGSLKKQPIRSYEIKSASLERTGIGMVIEPMPQMTNPDRTRVELSPGQLRKSQARPSSLGSAKDFGIVYQADDSTKSLHAAAVQPGNDAQKLPRSNGISVMISPHGKNGENRREALKKLGLLRD from the exons ATGTTTCTGGAGGAGACCATTGAGGCTCTGGAGGTAGAGGAGGACAGCGGTTTGTCTAACGACGAGCCTGATGGCCTATCTAATGGTCTGGAAGGAAAAACTGCTCATCACACATCCATCTACCAAAACAATACTGGGG AGCTATCAGCCCATGAGGATCCAAACAAAGTGATCGGAAGAGATCGTAAACCTTCTCAGAAGTACCTTGTGCCAACTCCATTGCTCCTTGCCAGTGGGAATGCCAAGATAGTCAGCAAACCAATGGAATCATCTCACATAGAAGCACCTGTGGCATTTATTGATGCACCTGATGGGTTCAGATCAAGCCCTGACCATCAACAACCTGGACGGACAGTTTCTGAAGAAGCTGCTTTGGAAGTAGCAACTGCTAAACCAAGAATTGGACAATCAAGTGATGTAGTGGACTTGCCACCTTCCTTTATACCTGAACCTCCAGTTAGAACAAGTTTGCCTAATGACTCTAAAGCCAAAGATGGCATTCATAAGAGTTTGGACGTGAAGCCTCAGCCGAAGCAGCAGAAAGTGTCCTCAGAGGTACCGCTGGAATTCATTCCTCCACCCTCAGACTTCATGGATGAACCAACCAAGAAGATAAGCCTCACTTATTCGCCACCACCTCCACCTGCTTACGATGAGCCACCAGAATGGATTCCCGAACTCCCCAAAATGGAGCCGCATGTTTCTGGTGGATCCATCAAGCCAACCGAGGTGACCAAATCAAGGAGTGTAGACCCAGAATCGTCAAAAGCGCCATTATCCCACAATGAGATCGAAAACCTGCGCAAGAAGGCCTCCGTGAAGAAAGCACCTCACTTGACAACGATAACGGTTGCACAGCATTCTGCGGCAGACAAACCGATGACACCTTCGCCATCTTCAGAATATGTTCCTGCTGTGCCAAAAGAGTACAGCGACCCCAAAAGCCCACCAGCTGTGGCGCCCAAACCCAAGAAACTCCCATCTAATATCATCCTCAAAAGCCACAAAGACACCGGGAACACACATCCGTTACTTCTGCAGAGCGAGCGCACTCAGATGGATCCCCAGAAGATCCGAATGGAGGCTTTGAAAAAATTGGGCCTGCTAAAGAACGAAGAGGTTGAAACAGGCCACGGCGTCTCTCCCTCTCATTCACCAACGTTCAGAACTAAAGCTCGTCCACAGTCTCCCTGTAACCCAACAGCATCTGTAGAACCCGTGCAAGAACTATCTAGACTATCTGAAAGTCCCGTACCAGCGGACATGCAACCACGTGCAGACACTCTAAAGCACCAAGACACAAAAAGCAGGGAAGGTTCATTGAAGAAGCAACCAATAAGGTCTTACGAAATCAAATCAGCCTCCCTGGAGCGCACAGGGATTGGAATGGTCATTGAACCCATGCCACAGATGACAAACCCAGACAGGACCCGTGTTGAGTTGTCGCCAGGTCAGTTACGAAAGAGTCAAGCTCGACCTTCATCTCTAGGGAGCGCAAAGGACTTTGGTATTGTCTATCAGGCTGATGATTCAACCAAATCGCTCCACGCTGCTGCGGTTCAGCCAGGCAATGATGCCCAAAAGTTGCCCCGCTCCAATGGAATAAGCGTGATGATCTCCCCGCACGGTAAAAATGGCGAGAACCGACGGGAAGCCTTGAAGAAACTGGGATTACTGCGGGACTAA